The Candidatus Bathyarchaeota archaeon region TGGAGTAGCATATCCCTCTCTTACTCTATCGGATTCATATCAACTGTTATCAACATTCTAGCCGGATTACCCATGGCAATATTGATAGCAAGAAGAAAAGCAGGGCAGTTAAGTTCCCTCCTAGATTCTATAGTTAACATCCCGATTATCGTTCCTTCAATCGCTCTGGGAGTATCGCTCAGATTTTTCTGGGAAAGTGTAGGTTTTCTAAATGAGTTTTGGGTTCTAATATTATCCCATGCCACTATCACTTATCCTTACTTTGTTATGTCGATGTCAGCCGCCATTATGGGAATAGACAAAGAGATGGAGGAAGTCGCGTTTACACTAGGGGCTAAGCCTTTTACAATCTTTAGGAGGATAACATTCCCCCTCACAAAATATTCTGTCTTCTCAGGAGCTGTGCTTGTATTCACTCGATGTGTTGGTGAGACTGGAGCGGCAAAAGCGGCAGCCAAAACATTAAAGACAACGCCTGTTCTACTTGTTGAGTGGATCATTAAAGGCGTCGTCTCTCCATCAGAAAGTGCCTTAGGCGTAGGAATTCTCATATTAATATGCTTCATTGTACTCTTAATCCTCAGAGTTCTAATAAGAGGAGGAAAAAGATAGATCATTGCCATCACTTACCATGGTCAACGTAACTAAGAGATTCGGGAGAATTGTTGCAGTAAATAACTTGAGCCTCCAGGTAGAAGATGGTGAGTATCTATGTGTTCTTGGACCCACTGGAAGTGGAAAGACTACGTTGCTTAAACTTATAGCTGGAATTTTAAAGCCTGATGCTGGCGAGATCTATATTGGTGGAAAACTTGTCAACGATATTCCATCCTGTGAAAGAAATGTAGCATATGTTCCGCAAAGATATGCTCTCTTTCCACATATGACTCTTCTCGAGAACGTTGCTTTTGGTCCTATATCAAGAGGGATTACTAGGAAAGAGTCCTATAGGATCGCCAAGAGACTGCTTGAGATGATGCGATTGAGCGGCAGGGAGAATTCTTTTCCCCACGAGTTAAGTGGTGGTATGCAACAGCGTCTTGCGCTTGCACGTGGTCTCGCAACAAATGCCAACATACTCCTTATGGATGAGCCGTTGGGAGCGCTAGACGCAAGATTAAGAGTGGAACTGCGTTACAAGCTGAGGGAGATGGTTAAAGAAAACGGGCTTACGGCAATTCACGTCACCCATGATCAAGAAGAGGCAATGGTTGTTGGCGATAGAATCGCTGTCCTTAGACATGGTCAAATTCAACAACTAAGCTCGCCCATAGAACTTTATAACAAGCCCAGAAGCATATTTGTCGCGAACTTTGTCGGTGACACAAACTTCTTGGAAGGATTCATCTTTGAGACTCATCAGCTTGGCTCGTGGGTACAAATGCGAAATGGACTTGCTTTGCTTACTTACGAAAAATCCTTTTCGACAGGCGAGAAAGTTGTTCTTGCTATTAGAGACGAAGCCGTCGAAGTTGCTAGACAGACAAGGAAGAGAGAAGAGCTTAACCTCATACCAGGGACAATTCAATCCTCCAGTTTCCTCGGCGGTTTCATCTCATACAGTATACTATTAATGAATGGAGACCTTCTAAGGGCAAAAGTTCCCATTTCGGATAAAAGGAGGTATTCGATTGGTGAAAACGTAATTGTTCGCTTAAGACCGGAAAACATAATTGTATACCCATATCCTTCAGCGGGTTTATTCAGGGAGCTGGAGGTGTTTTAAGTTTCCCAAGATTAGACTGCGCAATATCTCAAAAAGGTTTGGTGAAATAATAGCCCTCGAGAGGGTTAATCTTGAAATTGAAGATAAGGAATACCTATGCATTATCGGGCCTAGCGGATGCGGGAAAACTACCCTGATAAAGTGTATAGCGGGAATCATTGAGCCTACGGAAGGTGAGATATATGTCGACGGAAAAATGATTAACCATGTCCCGATTCATGACCGCGGAGTGGGTTACGTTTTTCAAGATATAGCTCTGTTTCCCCATATGAGTGTTTACGAAAATGTTTCTTATGGTCCAATGGTTAAAGGTTTAGAACCGTCAAAAAGTAAGGATCTAGTAAGAGAGATACTAAGCCTGATGGCGCTTAGCGATAGAGCTAAAGATAGGCCGACGACACTTAGCGGTGGAGCACAGCAAAAAACTGCCATAGCAAGAGCACTTGCATCAGGTTCGCTCCTACTACTTTTTGATGAACCATTAGGCTCGTTAGATGCTAAGGTTAGGA contains the following coding sequences:
- a CDS encoding ABC transporter ATP-binding protein, with the protein product MPSLTMVNVTKRFGRIVAVNNLSLQVEDGEYLCVLGPTGSGKTTLLKLIAGILKPDAGEIYIGGKLVNDIPSCERNVAYVPQRYALFPHMTLLENVAFGPISRGITRKESYRIAKRLLEMMRLSGRENSFPHELSGGMQQRLALARGLATNANILLMDEPLGALDARLRVELRYKLREMVKENGLTAIHVTHDQEEAMVVGDRIAVLRHGQIQQLSSPIELYNKPRSIFVANFVGDTNFLEGFIFETHQLGSWVQMRNGLALLTYEKSFSTGEKVVLAIRDEAVEVARQTRKREELNLIPGTIQSSSFLGGFISYSILLMNGDLLRAKVPISDKRRYSIGENVIVRLRPENIIVYPYPSAGLFRELEVF